The following proteins are co-located in the Delphinus delphis chromosome 5, mDelDel1.2, whole genome shotgun sequence genome:
- the C5H4orf54 gene encoding uncharacterized protein C4orf54 homolog, with translation MLSFHFWESQGRPTDAAPSVADGIQTPSCRWCQANNWTEQLSYGKLATVSAGAAAPWPQTTSAAPSRSLPSSLSLAGAPPQGLKNRKLVAAAAVVPIALGPIQARGTLLRATLQPLQGQGGARDRPGAPHCLLLSLKPRRGLRMEGAPPELNLQARPKEVREGVSGAQDRQELKQQLRPLLKPSASSQREEKYVEMRTSAGVQRDSPRTMRLTLEQRPGDQRGSSSPKEKAQDEAGSQECEAPAPQKNPASLEASGPQFSGTDEGSSLSSPSSALVDKAEEGGLSKTGDTTTSTGALATSSSLLDFESDSCENAVSCQPKGGEEGEKPGGGERTECRDMIAKSQGSRDPPQNQEAHYITTHEIQLSEVEQDTDFDVGLASRWDFEDNNVIYSFVDYASFGGSDETPEDVTTPSEEDDDNSCYLSTAPSTDATRTPSPTDSDPARPSADSSGGDTSSTEVGSGPSDSNPTPPATGPGTATPCEPLLQPLEAASAVASSCGSAAGQILLSIKPTSRAINEPSNVCAKQNIIYAAKHEGDMSLRVSTAAEHNSSSLKQDPAAAVAQDHAKKFIAVPARLQTRCGAVRAKELVDSSSGASSAVSELDDADKEVRNLTSRAFRSLAYPYFEALNISSRESSSLSEVGFGRWSAFLDLKCAGVGARVEQSLLRSSAASMAAGLRKGSGARTTADQLYIQSKKSQTKALEFVVSKVEGEIKHVETPLCFQKQVQSGSHVVTLLEPLNLRSESKASSAAGPCRATKGPSKGPGSVYTDDGSETSEGSRLASRADGPQKKSKFASSLLKNVISKKMQREHEFKMERGEVSDTSHHNLSSTSKETEGTPPGGEKQREKGLQRQSSRHSEAGSEYTVVSVSDAGGEGSVAGSKSPVFKASAPRESHAGSGRNFADGPPVEVCEIKKSASETVKSIFLRSQNSAFRSWKEKEADKREEKAPIGKLKLPKGGDWRADLGEISASKSTIMSRLFVPNIQQTPKDKQPGKQATKHPAAQATSTAVVRPKAPEIKIRLGSVQQPGSDFNIAKLLTPKLASGGASNLFKTTEDNSRAQQKLFRGDNLEKVPQFQVRDVRDKSKAQGPLHQVRDVRKLIKASGDSSDKGSVTPEQGLTGPKPRPLAPAAGGSESLSPMVITCQAVVNQREDGTDREPRENVGMEGSSRALNSSSPEGTVLVHRASGRLPVATIAPNKPEQGSYLPVLKIVSKAQKTPEKAKEEEVKEEGRGPKTSRNALEKLTAAVRSMEELYSFNRNEWKRKSDPLPLMTDSHVLSLIASEEREGAGGAERDPDKLAKRVGGAEERGAGHKGAGVVLRGGPIERLQRRNSNPSAESVSARAAAFENLARERPRSLYIPPVHKDVDRTQPLPPLPSHRNVLTVSASSTQKTGGVAGKFPQGPAAESPSAAKGIKSQGLRSLKISPASRASLEEVTNRKNGSHLEKSHSDCENYLTIPVKGSSAAGELPGRPGAGREAPPSSATTLCSLPPLSARSQVPSSPKGSQVSGTSRPAWRTKPDDPRGTVAAPAEPQSPEHPPTTIYHQQLLPFTLQGAQPQVLCFSPPGMPAPAPVGPAPVPTDPFQQPQPPQTQRKMLLDVTTGQYYLVDTPVQPMTRRLFDPETGQYVDVPMTSQQQAVAPMSLPGPPLALSPGAYGPAYMIYPGFLPTVLPTNALQPTPIAHTPRGAELSPVAAEPPSKEAAASFTEAPYFMSSGQSPTSSSAPAATSQLVGAKGFAQLHGKPVISITSQPLGPRIIAPPSFDGTTMSFVVEHR, from the coding sequence AtgctttcctttcatttctggGAGTCCCAGGGTCGGCCTACAGATGCTGCTCCTTCCGTGGCCGATGGCATTCAGACTCCTAGCTGCCGATGGTGCCAGGCAAACAACTGGACAGAACAGCTCAGCTACGGGAAGCTGGCCACGGTCTCGGCCGGAGCCGCAGCCCCCTGGCCACAGACCACCTCTGCCGCCCCATCCAGgagccttccttcctccctcagccTCGCCGGGGCCCCGCCACAGGGGCTGAAGAACCGGAAGCTGGTGGCAGCCGCGGCAGTGGTGCCTATAGCCTTGGGGCCAATCCAGGCACGTGGGACCCTGCTTCGGGCTACTCTGCAGCCCCtccagggccagggaggggccCGGGACCGCCCCGGTGCTCCCCATTGTCTTCTCCTGTCACTGAAACCTAGGCGAGGGCTCAGAATGGAAGGCGCCCCTCCTGAGCTGAATCTGCAGGCCAGACCGAAGGAGGTCAGGGAGGGGGTGAGCGGAGCTCAAGATCGCCAGGAGCTCAAGCAGCAGCTGCGGCCACTTCTCAAGCCATCGGCCTCCTCGCAGCGAGAAGAGAAATATGTGGAGATGCGCACTTCAGCTGGAGTGCAGAGGGACAGTCCCCGGACCATGAGACTTACTCTGGAGCAGCGCCCGGGGGATCAGAGGGGCTCTAGCAGCCCCAAGGAGAAAGCCCAAGACGAAGCCGGCAGCCAAGAGTGTGAGGCTCCAGCCCCCCAGAAGAATCCTGCCTCCCTGGAAGCCTCCGGACCCCAGTTCTCCGGCACTGATGAAGGCAGCAGCCTCTCGTCTCCCTCCTCCGCCCTGGTGGACAAAGCAGAGGAAGGTGGCCTTTCCAAGACGGGTGATACCACCACATCCACGGGGGCTCTGGCCACCTCGTCCTCACTGTTAGACTTTGAGAGTGACAGTTGTGAGAACGCAGTGAGCTGCCAGCCCAAGGgaggagaagaaggggaaaaaccaggaggaggagagagaaccgAGTGCAGAGACATGATTGCCAAGTCTCAGGGCAGCAGGGACCCCCCCCAGAATCAGGAGGCTCACTACATCACCACCCACGAGATCCAGCTGAGCGAGGTAGAGCAGGACACAGATTTCGACGTGGGCCTGGCCTCCCGCTGGGATTTCGAGGACAACAACGTGATCTACTCATTCGTGGACTATGCTTCCTTTGGTGGCAGCGACGAGACCCCAGAGGACGTCACCACGCCGAGCGAAGAGGACGATGACAACAGCTGCTACCTCAGCACCGCTCCCAGCACCGACGCCACCCGGACACCCAGCCCCACCGACAGTgaccccgcccgccccagcgcgGACAGCAGCGGTGGCGACACCAGCAGCACGGAAGTGGGCAGCGGCCCCTCGGACAGCAACCCCACTCCCCCAGCCACGGGGCCTGGCACTGCCACCCCGTGTGAGCCCTTGCTGCAGCCGCTGGAGGCAGCCTCAGCCGTCGCAAGCAGCTGCGGGAGTGCAGCAGGCCAGATCCTCCTATCAATCAAACCGACTTCCCGGGCTATAAATGAGCCTAGCAACGTGTGTGCAAAGCAAAACATTATTTACGCTGCCAAGCATGAAGGCGACATGAGCCTCCGCGTCTCTACAGCTGCTGAACACAATTCAAGTTCACTGAAGCAAGACCCGGCTGCAGCCGTGGCTCAGGACCATGCGAAGAAATTCATCGCCGTCCCTGCTCGCCTGCAAACGCGGTGCGGGGCCGTCCGGGCGAAGGAGCTGGTGGACTCCTCCAGCGGGGCCTCCAGTGCCGTGAGCGAGCTGGACGACGCCGACAAAGAGGTGCGTAACCTGACCTCCCGGGCCTTCCGGAGCCTCGCTTACCCCTACTTTGAGGCTCTGAACATCAGTTCCCGGGAGTCCTCGTCGCTCTCCGAAGTCGGCTTTGGGCGCTGGTCGGCCTTCCTGGACTTGAAATGCGCAGGCGTTGGAGCCAGGGTGGAACAGAGTCTCCTCAGGAGCAGCGCTGCCTCTATGGCTGCGGGTCTGAGGAAGGGCAGTGGGGCCAGGACGACCGCAGACCAGCTCTACATCCAGTCCAAGAAGTCCCAGACCAAGGCCTTGGAGTTCGTGGTCAGCAAAGTCGAGGGGGAGATCAAACACGTGGAGACACCTCTGTGTTTCCAGAAGCAGGTCCAGTCGGGCTCCCACGTGGTCACCCTTCTCGAGCCTCTGAATTTACGCAGTGAGAGCAAAGCCAGCTCCGCCGCGGGGCCCTGCAGGGCCACCAAAGGCCCCAGCAAGGGCCCCGGGTCAGTGTACACGGATGATGGCTCGGAGACCTCTGAGGGCAGCAGGCTTGCCTCCCGAGCTGACGGCCCCCAGAAGAAGTCCAAGTTTGCTTCCAGTCTGCTCAAAAACGTCATCTCCAAGAAGATGCAGCGGGAACATGAGTTCAAAATGGAGAGGGGAGAAGTCAGTGACACATCCCACCATAACCTCTCCAGCACCTCCAAGGAGACGGAGGGCACTCCCCCCGGGGGTGAGAAGCAGCGGGAGAAGGGCCTGCAGAGGCAGAGTTCTCGTCACTCGGAGGCCGGCTCTGAGTACACGGTGGTCAGCGTGTCTGATGCAGGTGGGGAGGGGTCCGTAGCTGGGTCTAAATCCCCAGTTTTCAAAGCCAGTGCCCCTCGGGAGAGCCATGCAGGCTCCGGCCGTAATTTCGCCGATGGACCCCCGGTAGAAGTGTGTGAAATTAAAAAGAGTGCATCAGAGACTGTCAAGAGCATCTTCCTCCGTAGTCAGAACAGTGCATTCCGGTCATGGAAGGAGAAGGAGGCTGACAAGCGGGAAGAAAAGGCCCCCATCGGGAAGCTGAAACTCCCCAAAGGGGGCGACTGGAGGGCTGATCTCGGGGAGATCTCTGCCAGTAAGTCCACCATCATGTCTCGCCTCTTTGTCCCCAACATCCAGCAGACACCCAAGGACAAGCAGCCGGGCAAGCAGGCCACCAAGCACCCCGCTGCCCAGGCCACCTCCACAGCAGTGGTCAGGCCCAAGGCTCCCGAGATCAAGATCCGGCTGGGAAGCGTGCAGCAGCCGGGCTCGGACTTCAACATCGCCAAGTTGCTCACACCCAAACTGGCCAGTGGCGGCGCCTCGAACCTCTTCAAGACCACTGAGGACAACAGCAGGGCACAGCAGAAACTCTTCCGGGGGGACAACCTGGAAAAAGTGCCCCAGTTCCAGGTGAGAGATGTCAGGGACAAGTCCAAGGCCCAAGGCCCCCTCCACCAGGTAAGAGATGTCCGGAAACTCATCAAAGCGTCAGGGGACAGCAGTGACAAGGGCAGCGTTACCCCAGAGCAGGGGCTGACCGGGCCCAAACCCAGGCCGCTGGCTCCTGCAGCTGGTGGCTCGGAATCCCTGTCCCCCATGGTGATTACATGCCAGGCTGTGGTGAACCAGAGGGAAGACGGCACAGACCGAGAGCCCAGGGAGAACGTGGGCATGGAGGGCAGCAGCAGGGCCTTGAATTCCTCCTCGCCGGAAGGGACAGTCTTGGTTCACAGGGCATCTGGCAGGCTGCCCGTGGCCACCATCGCCCCCAATAAGCCTGAGCAGGGCTCGTACCTGCCCGTGCTCAAGATCGTCTCCAAGGCTCAGAAGACCCCAGAGAAGGCCAAGGAGGAGGAGgtcaaggaggaaggaagaggcccCAAGACATCTCGCAATGCTCTGGAGAAGCTGACGGCGGCTGTGAGGTCCATGGAAGAGCTGTACAGCTTCAACAGGAACGAGTGGAAGCGGAAAAGCGACCCCTTGCCCCTGATGACCGACAGCCACGTCCTGTCGCTCATCGCcagtgaggagagagaaggggccgGGGGTGCTGAGCGGGACCCCGACAAGTTGGCCAAACGGGTGGGTGGGGCGGAAGAGCGGGGCGCCGGGCACAAAGGCGCAGGTGTGGTCCTGCGAGGGGGCCCCATAGAGCGTCTGCAGCGGAGGAACTCCAACCCGAGCGCCGAGAGTGTGTCCGCCCGCGCGGCCGCCTTTGAGAACCTGGCCAGGGAGAGGCCCCGGTCCCTCTATATCCCCCCGGTGCACAAGGATGTGGACAgaacccagcccctgcccccgctCCCCAGCCACCGGAACGTGCTCACAGTGAGCGCCAGCAGCACCCAGAAAACTGGGGGTGTCGCTGGCAAGTTCCCACAAGGCCCCGCTGCAGAGAGCCCTTCGGCGGCAAAGGGCATCAAATCGCAGGGACTCCGGTCTCTCAAGATCTCTCCGGCCTCTCGGGCATCTCTCGAAGAGGTGACCAACAGGAAGAATGGCAGCCATCTGGAAAAGAGCCACAGCGACTGCGAGAATTACCTGACCATCCCCGTTAAAGGGAGCTCTGCAGCTGGGGAGCTTCCAGGCAGgcctggggcggggagggaggcccctccctcctcagccaCCACTCTCTGCAGCTTGCCCCCGCTGAGTGCCCGCAGTCAGGTCCCCAGTAGCCCCAAAGGCTCTCAGGTCAGCGGAACCAGCCGGCCAGCTTGGCGCACCAAGCCTGACGACCCCCGGGGCACGGTAGCTGCCCCCGCAGAGCCACAGAGCCCCGAGCATCCCCCCACCACGATCTACCACCAGCAGCTGCTGCCCTTCACCCTCCAGGGGGCCCAGCCCCAGGTCCTCTGCTTCTCCCCACCAGGCATGCCTGCCCCGGCACCTGTGGGCCCAGCTCCGGTCCCCACAGACCCCTTCCAGCAGCCGCAGCCTCCGCAGACCCAGCGCAAGATGCTCCTGGATGTGACAACCGGCCAGTACTATCTGGTGGACACACCAGTACAGCCCATGACCCGGAGACTGTTTGACCCCGAGACGGGGCAGTATGTGGACGTGCCCATGACCTCCCAGCAGCAGGCTGTGGCTCCCATGTCCCTCCCCGGGCCTCCCTTGGCCCTGAGTCCGGGGGCCTACGGCCCCGCCTACATGATCTACCCCGGGTTTCTGCCCACGGTGCTGCCCACCAATGCCCTGCAGCCCACGCCAATTGCTCACACTCCAAGGGGCGCCGAGCTCTCCCCCGTGGCAGCAGAGCCCCCCAGCAAAGAGGCAGCTGCATCTTTCACCGAGGCCCCTTACTTCATGTCCTCCGGTcagtctcccacctcctcctctgccccagcGGCCACATCCCAGCTGGTGGGGGCCAAGGGCTTTGCCCAGCTGCATGGCAAGCCTGTCATCAGCATCACTTCGCAGCCCCTGGGGCCGCGGATCATCGCCCCCCCCTCCTTTGACGGCACCACCATGAGCTTCGTGGTGGAACACAGATGA